Part of the Leptodactylus fuscus isolate aLepFus1 chromosome 6, aLepFus1.hap2, whole genome shotgun sequence genome, GTGCTAAAAATCATGGGCATGTTATATTAAACCTTTGGCCCACTGGGGCATCCTCTGGTTCTCTGGTGGGCCAGTACAATGCTGCAAGTGTTGGTACTGCTTTCTGGATATTCAAACTACTGTTAGAAGTCCATTATTATAGAGTccgtaaaaaaaccccaaaaacctaaACACTGATGTTAGTgtttccgtttttttaactggtcTATTTAATGgatacagtagtgtgaatgcccccttagagaacATTGATGTTCCCCATATATTTACACCAGCATTTTGGTGTaaataaatgggggggggggcattatcttTTAATTAGctgctacttattgtattattattgttagtattatagtaaGAGGTATTGGCCAAAAACTCACTGACTTATCCACAGTCTTGTCCAAGCCAGCCTACGCTCCCACCTCTAAGCAGTGCTGCACTTATGTCATGGCACTGAAGAGTGTTGGTTCTTCAGCATTGGCTACAGCATGCCCTGGAGGTGGCAGTGGAACCGGCCTGGACAGTGGATAGATGAGTAAGTTATTGGCCACTACCTATTACAGTGTACTACAACAGGCAGCATCCTTACATATACTGAGGGGCTCAAACAaggaggacaatatactgtatgtgtgcacAGGGGTAAAATAAAAGGGGTAtcatatactgtgtatgtgtgtgtgtgtgtggggggatatAAAAAGGGGGTTATATTCTGTGTGTGGACCAAAAGAAGGGGTCATATACTTAGGGAGTGGGGgtcaaaaaagggggtcatatattcTGGGGGCCATAAAAAAAGGGTACTATAGTGTGGGTGGGTGAAAGGGGGTCGTCATATACTGTGGAGGGGggccataagaaaggggtcatacTCTGTGGGGGAGCAGAAGAAGCAGGGTCATGTACTGTGGGAGCcagaaaaaaggggtcatatactgtgggggctaatTAAAGGTAGATATGTACTGTGTCTGGGGGGGGTCAGAAAAAGGGGTCCTGTAccttgtgggggggagggggtaaaaaaaaggtggtcatataccatgtgagggccaAAATACAGGGGTTgttcactgtatgggggccaaataaggggatttttaaATCTGCAAATAGGGGCATGTCCTACAATCTTAATTAGGGTGTCTCAATTATTCAAAGAAAATCGAGTTGGGTACatttttcttggggggggggggctctttctatagtttgcctcaggcagcagagaggctaggttcacaatctTTCTTATtttaaaagagaaagaaaaataatGTATTGCAAGGGGGTCATGGCAAAAGATTTGCCATATTTAAATTCAATATGCCTAATCTCTTACATTGATCTTCTCCATGTAAATATTAGCTTGTCGGCCAATTCTAACCGTCTATAGTTAGATAAAATGACCGATTTTTGTGTCATGAAAAGTCACAAGGAAGAGGTTTACATCTTTTTATATGTAATTTGCGAAAACAATTGCTGAGAATTGAGTTTTTATGCAAATTTCATGCAATGGTCCATGGTGGCACTGAAGTGGGAGATGCTATTTATCTTAATCATTTGTGCCAGTAAATTTCAGTAAAAGATGCTTATCATCTCCGTTAGCtatgagctggtgtagatttccatgtaGGTGTGTAGCCCGCCCAAAGATCTGCCTGATTTGTGAAGTGGCTTGTGCCTTGTCATAAATTAGGTGGATCCTACATCAGCAGGAGAGATGATCAGGACCATTGCCAGTCTTCATAGATTCCCCATTATGTAGGATTCTTCCTACATCAATACATGTGGTTAATGACCAACTCAAGCTACTTACACGTAGTTGCTACTTATGTAATATTAGTCTTTTATGTTTGAAACAAACGCCTGAAAATTTTCTATCAGTGACATAATGGAGCAGAAGAAAAAGATAAAAAGTTCAAGAAACCCATATATCACAGAAAATTTCAGGAGAATTCATCTCATCCCTTCTGGCCATGTTTCTGAAACAGATCAGACAAGAAAAGTAGAAATGTGTTTATCCTTAGGCAAAAATGAAAGAATGTAAATGATCATCTTTAAAACCAGTTGCTAACCAATAAGAAGTAGCTTTAAGACATGGCATTAGTCCAAGGGGTGTGACACCTGTCAAAAAATATGACCCGATGCCGGGCCTATAAATATGGTTTATACACCAAGGCTTTTTGCACTACTGACTCCAAGGAACAGTTGTGTAGCAACCTGCTTCATACTCCTCTCTAAAAACCACCTATTGCCACCATGAGCTACAGTTTTAGTCAATCCAGCTCCGCCAGAGCGAGCAGTGGTGTCTCCTCCAGGCTTTCTGATGGGATCTACAGGGCAGCCAGTGTCCATGGTGGTGGATTTGGAGGATCCAGTATCTCCATTGGCAGTGCATCTGCTGGCTCAGGCCGTGGCTACGGCTCTGGATTTGGTGGTGGAGCAGGCTTTGGTGCTGGATTTGGTGGTGGAGCAGGCTTTGGCTCTGGATCATCTTTCAGTGCCAGCTTCAGTGCTGGTGGCGGTGGAGGTGGAGATGGATTACTTTCAGGAAACGAGAAGTACACCATGCAGAACCTAAATGACCGTCTTGCCAACTACCTTGATAAAGTGCGATCCTTGGAGGAGGCAAATAATGATCTGGAGGCCAAGATCCGTGATTGGTATTCAAAGCAGGGATCTATGACAGTCCGAGAGCAGAACTTTGCTGGCTTCTACACCTCAATTGATGAGCTCCGTGATAAGGTATGGATTACATTGTCATGATAAAAGACAAATACAAATCTGACTAAATTTATTGGTCAACCATTTCAATATACTAAATAGTTtatcatccatctatctagctatcctTTATCTTTCCATCATCTCCATAAATGCATTTTGGAGAATTACTTATTTGAAGATACTGAATCTAttctatgttttttacatttagaTCTTTGTGGCAACCATCAACAACTCCAAAGTGATTTTAGAGATTGATAATGCCAGACTGGCTGCTGATGACTTCAGACTTAAGTAAGTGTGGGAACATGTATGTTTCATCAACTGAATGATGCTCATTTCCTTGTATTTTGTGTGCTGGCATTCCACTACATTCTGTGCCTATGCCCTTCTTTACCTATTCTCTAGTTTTGTCCAGCTTAACctaatagtagtagtactagtaatgtattattattcagtGTTATCTTTTTATAATATCCTAATTATGGAATAATTCAGTGATCTGAAGTTATCTCATACATGTTACCATAAACATAAATTTGTTGGCATCAACTGCATCATATTCAACCTACTATTCTTTAGGTACGAGAATGAACTTTCCCTGCGCCAGAGTGTGGAGAATGATATCAATGGACTGAGACGTGTCTTGGATGAACTGACAATGACAAGATCAGATTTAGAGCTCCAGATTGAAGGCCTCAAGGAGGAACTGATTTACCTGAAGAAGAACCATGAGGAGGTTAGTAAGACAAGTAACAATTCACTGAAAATAGTCCTATATGTCAATATACAAGTTCTCTTTGAAGCATTTTGGCTAACATGATCAACTACAGCTAAAAATCAGGCAAGAAAGACCATTCTAGGCCACATTTCCCATACCACACCACTCCACAGTCACAATGGTTTTAGGCATTTTCAGCCTTCATTGTTATCTAATACCAACAGCAAATGTACATAACATTTCCAATGTTCTTGGTCCAATGCCAATGAAGATATATAAACCAAGAGCACCCACTTACACTCCCAGGCAAAATTTCACTTTTGGGCAATGCCAAGCCTAAATGCCATCAATGTTCTAATTCCATAGGACCACCATGATTATATAGAGCACTTTATAAACATAGACAGATACTGTATGGTTGTTTCATGTTATTTTCTGTTGATATTTAAGACTTTTATCCTTTATACATTTTTAGGAAGTTAGTGAGCGGAAAGAGCATGCTGCTGGTACCGTCAATGTAGAACTGGATGCTGCTCCTGGAGTTGACTTGCTGAAGACACTCAATGACCTTCGTGAACAGTATGAACATGTTGCAGAGAAGAACAGAAGAGAGGCTGAAGCTTGGTTCCTTGGCCAGGTACGTTAACACACCTTCATTGAATCGTGTATGCACATATCTAGGGAAATTGTCTTACAGGAAAAAGTTCTAAAATGTTGACATGTGGATCAATAGACACCTATGCCATGTTGACACATTTTTTGAACCTCCATTATATCTAGTCTTGCTTTCTAGTTACTTGGAGTTTCAAAATTTCTATTCTAAGACTAAATGGGTGCTGCTGAGGAGAAATTCAGCAGTACCTTGCAGCCATTTACACAAATAGTTGCCCATGGATTGCTTTTATTTTACAGAATACAGAACAGCTTCCTTTTTGGATACAGAGGGGGTCCCTAGTAGAGGACCTTCAACTTTGACATCCATATTATCTAATAGGCCATATCACCAAGAGATTATCTTTGCCAGTATCTACTGGATCATACAGCCATTCCCTATAAAGGCTAAACGTCTTGTGTCTTTTTTCATGCTGTAACTGTTTGTTATACATTGTCAGTGTTACGCTATAAGAACGGTCATGTGGTTATTTCCAGACTTTTGTTCTAAGGCTACCTTTATTTGGGGTCAATATGAGGGAAATTCATAATGTCTTCTTAAATTATAGGTTGAAAGTTTGCAGAATGAGGTTGTTACCAGCACACAGCAAGTACAAACCAacaagtctgagagctcagaatTGAGGCGCAGTTACCAAGGGCTAGAAGTTGAGCTTCAGTCTCTCCTCAGTGCTGTAAGTATCTGAAAAGCTTTTATCTACAATACTTAAATCAAATATTTCAGGTCTCCCAATTTGTCTTTTATAGTATACTTTTCATTTCCCTATAAAATATGAATTCTTAGATTTTTTGTTGTTGGACTGTTCCTTATTACACCAACTAGAAATATGTACTCCGCTTGTCAATTGTTCATATCTCTACATATAAACAACTCTGGTCTTGTccatggttgtgtctggtatgaaGTGAATGGGGTTACCTTCAGGTAATCAAAACCCTAATCCCAAATTTTTATTCTGACAACAGAAAGCTGGCTTGGAAGCTTCAGTAGCAGAGACAGAAGGTCGCTATGCTGCACAACTTTTCCAGATACAGACTATTATCAGCAGCGTTGAAGCACAGCTTGCCGATCTCCGCTCCGATCTCGAACGCCAAAATCAAGAATACAGAGCCCTGCTGGACATCAAGAGCAGACTGGAGCAGGAAATTGCTACATACCATCAGCTCCTAGAAGGAGAAGGTGGAAAGTAAGTCTAGTTCTCCTTTATGCCCATTACATACAATGCATTGTTCTCTCTGTAATCTATAGATTCTGTTAAAGTACTAGCCCCTTTCCTAGATAATGTagcaaagggaatctgtcaccaaaaccaagcATATGAACCCAGAAAGGTCAGGGCGTCttgaatcaaactgtgttttctacttgtgaatcggtgcctgaGATATCGCagtttttgccaatatgcaaataagttcttcaTAGCAATGAGGTCATTTCTGTTTATCTCTCTGGAGCCAAGACAACCCCTTCATTGCTTcatacagctcatttgcatattgacaaaaccagtgATATCTGGGCAACCGAGGCACCGATTTGTTTAAAGTGAtcttaacctatgtatctgcaggacttGTTGATACactggttctggtgaaagactctatctatctaaaatAAAGATGACTATGATTCAATTTACTTGGTAAAATCCATGTTTAATCTATaccatatttttcttttttagaatTGCCAGTGGAGAATTCAAATCAGGTAAGAAtcacaatacaataaaatataactcaAGACATCTGCGACTCATAGACATATTCAGACATATTACAAAGCTCCTATGAAAAAGTTGACTAATAATTCTACTTTCTTCTCTAGGATCCAGCtcaaccaccaccaccaccaaagtCCAAGCAATCATAAAAGAGGAAATTGGCGGGAAGGTCATTTCTTCCACCTCACTGAAAAGATATTAAGACCATGTTATCAAGCCTACGTGTATGAATTGGACCGTGGTTCTAAAATCAAATCTATGTCTAATGTTAAGTCAATAAAAGATCATGGTTTGTGCAAACGTAAACTAAGgcctaagtttttttttcttgcttttcaATAACCTTCCAAGACAGTGGGTATAAAGAATAATGGTAtactcaaaaaaacaaacagtaaaaCTTTTAGTCAAATACTGTGAGTGCCAGACTGATCTATATAGGAAATCATTTTGAAGGCATGTTCATTATAAAGTCAACTGTTACAATTACACtctgtgacaattgggggtaatttaACATCAAAGGTAGCggttttcctggatttacagaggtgttggtggcgctgggtgccaaataaacagcagatcaggcaATGCAAACCAAaacaagtggctttattcagcttataacaggaacaaaaacaacaaacaacctagcccacacacagggcaatacctcacttcttgaaccctcacTAATCTATTGGGGCAAGATACTCTGTGAGGTTTTTTCTCACCAGTCTGGCTAAAAGTCCTTTCTAGAATCTAGTCCTCTTGGAACAGACCTCCAGtttgtctctaactggtccaagATCCTCACTGGAGTTGGGCTGCTTATGGAATCCAGTCTTCTTGGGATAGACCTTCTCTCTGTCTCCAATTGgtccagtccacctgctcctgcaggtcaccaacaGCActgtcctgctgtgtgcactccttCTGGAGTTGAGTCCCTTTCTCTCTCCAGTATGGGTGTGGTCGGTCagagtcctttttaaccctgttttgggTCGCTCCACAGCGCCCTCCAGGCTCATACCCTCACAACACATACTATCAAGTTATTTCTGAAACTACCCACACAGTGTTAAAGTGCGCGGTATGGCCAGCTCGATGGCCTaatataaatttttaaaatgAAGTTGTTCTCTTCTGGTTCTCATGGACTCCCTTGTGGCTGGGACTACTGTCTTGTCCATATCATACTCCACCAAATAGTCTTCTAGTCCAATGGTGTGTCAATCCAACTATGAATATTTCATGTTTTTCAGAGACCCTGGTCCTACTTCATAGGAAATTGGCTAACTTTATTTGAAAGCAAAAATATTAGTTAAATCAAAGGACATGATCATAAAATGCCCTCACTGTGCCCATTGAATAAAAAATGGACCCATGGtttaaaaaatattcatattGTTACCCCATATTGGGCCCCCTACATCATAGGGAATCTACTATTCAGAGGTGCAAGTGATGCTCCCTTTTATCTAGTGCGCTGTATTCAGTTGTTAAGAAGTACCAGCTCAGAAGTACAGGGAGCAGGCGTTCCCCCATTACAGTCTGGCGACTGGTGCCCTGTGTGACGACACAGGTGGAACATAGCTAAGGTCAGCCATGATAGGCTCCAGTCTACACAAAAAAGCAACAATCACAGCACATGGCATTTTGCAGTGCAAGGTGCTTCAGTTTATGTCCctatacacacagacacatacttTGTTCAGTGAATGCTATACTTATTATATGATGAATCTTACCCTAGTAAATCTTTTTTTATCACATTGTTAAACTTTTCATAGATTACAAAAATCACAATTTGCTTCTTATTATTAACCTAGTAAGATGAAATTATAGTACATGAGATATCCAGATCCTTCCACCTAAGTGACACAGTGTACGGTAATGTTTATTTGTTAAGCGATATAACTAGTATTTAGGTTTGTGTCACACAGGGTGTGCCGTGTTTGCCAGTCTGATGTTCACCTTACCGGCATTCCCATACACACAACATATTTTATATTGTTTAAAAACCTTTGATGAAGCTGGGAATAGGTCTAGACGCCTGTAAAATTCCCATAAAAACAATTAACTTTCTGCGACACCCACAATACATCCTATAAAAGAAGTATACCTTCAAGTTTGCCTTTTCCTATTTTAAAATAAGATTCTGTTCAATTTCTATCCACCTGCCTGGGCTCAACTATCCCATTACAATGAGCTGCAGTAGGAGGAAAGCCTGGTCTTCTGCTGGATCTCTCAAAGGAACTTATCACTTTGGTGGTGACCCTAAAAAAATCTCTAGGCATTTGTCTTTACCATTCCCCGGAAGCTCAAGGACATTTAGTGTCTATGGTGGAACAAAGCTTAAGAGAACGGCCCAGGACTCTTATGATTACGTCTTTGGACTTGGTTGTATACACTCCGGCCTTGGTCATAACAATTCCTTTGGAAGCCAAAATGAATGGAAGAGTGAAGGCTTATTCAGAATGAACTCTAAAGAAACTATGAAGTTTCTAAATGATAGACtggcaaaatatttagaacaagtAGCAGAATTGGAAGAAGAAAATAATCGGCTGGAAAGAAAAATACAAGAATGGTATGAGAAAAATGCTCCCAAGGAGCTACCCAACTTTAGCTACTACTTTAGGACCATTGATGAACTTCAACAGGAGGTAAGAAAACCTGAATGTATAGGCTAAAGAAGTTAGCTGGGTGTCTACCTGAAAATTTCCTTTAGATGTTCTGTATACATGTCAGTAAGTAATATTTATAGGGGTCAGTGTGAGCTAGGAACCTGACTGTAACACAAATTGAGAGGTGGTGGTCTCTTGAAATGTGCCCATTCACGTCTAGGACTGCTCTAAGATTTTGACTTAATATCTTTTTCAAGATTCTCTAGAAAATATTCATTCATGAGCTTCATCTGTTATCTAGAGGAGCTACAAATAGTCTTTCTCTGTCTGGAAAGCCTGGCATGTCCATGTGCTAAACTGAGTTCAATGATATGATAATAAGCAAAGAGTGGAACTACCAGACATGTTATAAGTGCATATCGAGAGGTTCCCCACTACAAACCATTGGTGGTGCTCAGCACGTAGAGGCAACAATTCATAAGTAGCTTTATAAATAGAAATAGAATGGCTACATTCACTAATCTGGATAAAAACTGTGATTGGATATAAAAAGTATAGGGTGGGAGGAACATATAGAATATAGCAACATAGTGACATCAGTTTTAATGAAAAATGTGTAATGTCACATTTCCCCTTTGGAGGCGCTGTAGAGGATTTGAACGCTATCTAGGGGTCCCAAGAGCAGGATATACTGTGAACAGCTTAACAATGAGGGTCCTGTATTAATGAAGAGACTGTTCAAAATAAAACTATAATGGGGATCACTTGTTAAGGATCAAccgctaaaaataaaaaaagtaatcaAATCTCAGTCATTTATAAGCCACATATAATTGCTATTATATGTAATGCTATACTTGGCTTGGAGACTTTTTTTCTGACATTTTCAGCTTCAGTTTCTGCAATCCTTTCCAGATTTTGGATGCTACTATTGAGAATGCCGAGGCTATACTGCACATTGACAATGCACGTCTTGCAGGAGATGACCTCCTAAACAAGTAAGAACTAAAAATACAAGTCACTAATGTCATAAAGGAGTGATGGAGTAAACGCTTTGATTGGTTGCCCAACAGTTTTTAATACATAGGGGCAACGGAGATCAGAGGTCAGTGGAAAGTAGAAAGATCAGGCATGATGCATTATATATGTCTGATCCGTCTGATCCTATACGGTATAAAATATTCAGAAGTAGCTGTtgagaaataataaaatattcattTCACATGTAGAATTGTAAAGTTGCATTAACATGAATGTTGTGCAAAAAGGTtgtgaaaaatataaattttttatgACCCTCTTACACCCAAGGGTGGCCCATTTTATGGATCCctaatacatttgagtgtattgaggaatccatgaaaatagataaaaataaaacaagacctatattttgacggccCATTTAAAGCACCTCAGATTCTTCTGCTAATTCGGATCTGTGCACCACATGGCAGAAAGCCAAAGCAGAGGTTCATTTTCCCACTGTGGGTTCATTCTCTGATTAGCTTTCAGGGGTAGTCTCACACTGAGAGTTCACTAGCTGATCAGCCTCGGAACCAAAGGATATAATCAGGGATAGTCTAATACTATGGGTTCACTCTCTGATCAGCCTCAGAACCAATCATGATAATCAGGGGTAGTCTCACGCTGCGGGTTCACTTGCTGATCAGCCTCAGAACTAATGGAGATAATCAGGGGTAGTCTCATATTGCAGGTTCACTCACTGATCAGCCTCAGAGCCATTGGGGGTACTCAGGGGTAGTCTCATGTGGTGGGTTCACTCTCTGATCAGCCTCAGTGCCAATGGTGATAATCAGGGGTAGTCTCACACTGCGGGTTCACTCACTGATCAGCCTCAGAACCAATGGGAATAATCAGGGGTAGTCTCATGCTTCAGGTTTACTCTTTGATCAGCCTCAGAACCAATGCGGATAATCAGAGGTAGTCTCACGCTGCTGGTTCACTCACTGATCAGCCTCAGTACCGATGGTGATAATCAGAGGTAGTCTAACACTGAGAGTTCACTCAATGATCAGCCTCAGAACCAATGGAGATAATCAGTGGTAGTCTCATGCTGAGGGTTCACTTGCTGATCAGCCTCAGAACCAATGGGAATAATCAGTGGTCGTCTCACACTGAGAGTTCACTTGCTGATCAGCCTCAGAGCCATTGGGGATAATCAGGGGTAGTCTCATGCTTCAGGTTCACTCTTTGATCAGCCTCATAACCAATGGAGATAATCAGTGGTAGTCTCACGCTGCTGGTTCACTCACTGATCAGCCTCAGAACCAGTGGAGATAATCGGGGTAGTCTCACGCTGCAAGTTCAGTCACTGATCAGCCTCAAAACCAATGGAGCTAATGGGTAGCCTCATGCTGTGGGTTCTGTGGCTGAATTTGCTAGGGAATCCGCAGCAAGGTCAAGCAGAATCCTTAGTTTTTCAGCAGCCTGAAAAAAGTGC contains:
- the LOC142209355 gene encoding keratin, type I cytoskeletal 19-like encodes the protein MSYSFSQSSSARASSGVSSRLSDGIYRAASVHGGGFGGSSISIGSASAGSGRGYGSGFGGGAGFGAGFGGGAGFGSGSSFSASFSAGGGGGGDGLLSGNEKYTMQNLNDRLANYLDKVRSLEEANNDLEAKIRDWYSKQGSMTVREQNFAGFYTSIDELRDKIFVATINNSKVILEIDNARLAADDFRLKYENELSLRQSVENDINGLRRVLDELTMTRSDLELQIEGLKEELIYLKKNHEEEVSERKEHAAGTVNVELDAAPGVDLLKTLNDLREQYEHVAEKNRREAEAWFLGQVESLQNEVVTSTQQVQTNKSESSELRRSYQGLEVELQSLLSAKAGLEASVAETEGRYAAQLFQIQTIISSVEAQLADLRSDLERQNQEYRALLDIKSRLEQEIATYHQLLEGEGGKIASGEFKSGSSSTTTTTKVQAIIKEEIGGKVISSTSLKRY